Proteins encoded by one window of Vidua macroura isolate BioBank_ID:100142 unplaced genomic scaffold, ASM2450914v1 whyUn_scaffold_209, whole genome shotgun sequence:
- the LOC128802905 gene encoding uncharacterized protein LOC128802905 isoform X4, which yields MFQGKSGVSQRAHCDPPAALSNGSHVNRALLTRIPQCPAGQRQDRTESTQLATNPRARLTSCPTAISDLTAFFLLPYTHPLFCRMEKTPPRQPKVAWEEVAAPEESSSAEEPAVVTMVEPLQLNARWVPDFAKSIMDFIQAFASSPTQFQDKEQKLEFLLSICTLCRDANLYDFSDDLNDFCSRYKLVELVQMLLNLEPKHEICTRVRRLAMLTFAQLSTIGTVLETRKVLRLCFNSVFFLRPLEEMSSVEATLCSQALRSMDTMLEVMLLSSPASKISEMMQDMLEILLQYLFSDLMAAQERVLGRIRVLSHLLAKYSTEKVRTGHRPARPSLCPGTTTAPKCLQTSPQPFSSSTCLSQTGDEDNGAASGQIQIPVLGKLLGHLFFKLFRPENKIAVVVDILCSLMTFLSAQKCAPLPEDHVQPPEHWESEIISWVNAPNTWKVEAFGRYLRPAERTGVVLEAIEILGRSAFLNKKPPMEFLEEAMKSPEMWLMDVPKVVRHIFAYSDEGNATIAHSFHSLLVLMANKWPGQVIAAALEAAPNFSDKVNLWKALFSARQTLEKVLKELQFQVQNWHKNIFTRQQQMCLSFLSMLAYGDILESKVRPLYKNLSLLRYPKMEMVPLVLRALETLSESAETVSRLLSGAERGTWTLRSQKRQKK from the exons ATGTTTCAGGGGAAAAGTGGGGTGTCACAAAGGGCCCACTGTGACCCGCCAGCTGCCCTCAGCAATGGCTCCCATGTCAACAGGGCTTTGTTGACGCGGATCCCGCAGTGTCCAGCAGGTCAGCGACAGGACAGGACGGAAAGTACGCAGCTGGCGACAAACCCGCGAGCACGGCTCACGTCTTGCCCTACAGCGATCAGCGATCTGActgcatttttcctccttccctatACTCATCCTTTATTCTGCAGAATGGAGAAGACGCCTCCAAGACAGCCCAAGGTGGCTTGGGAGGAGGTGGCGGCTCCtgaggagagcagctctgcagaggagccCGCCGTGGTGACCATGGTGGAGCCACTGCAGCTCA ATGCCAGATGGGTTCCTGATTTTGCAAAAAGTATCATGGACTTCATCCAGGCCTTTGCCAGCAGCCCCACGCAG TTCcaggacaaggagcagaagCTGGAGTTCCTGCTCAGCATCTGCACCCTGTGCAGAGATGCCAATCTCTATGACTTCTCCGATGACCTGAACGATTTCTGCAGCAGATACAAGCTGGTGGAGCTGGTCCAG atgCTGCTGAATTTGGAGCCCAAACATGAGATTTGCACCCGGGTGCGGCGGCTCGCCATGCTCACCTTCGCCCAACTGAG CACCATCGGGACAGTGCTGGAGACCAGAAAAGTTTTAAGACTCTGCTTCAACAGCGTCTTTTTCCTTCGTCCACTTGAGGAAATGTCGAGCGTGGAAGCAACCCTCTGTAGTCAG GCCCTGCGCTCCATGGACACCATGCTGGAGGTGATGctgctcagctctcctgcctccaaaATCAGCGAGATGATGCAGGACATGTTGGAG ATTCTCCTGCAGTACCTGTTCTCCGACCTTATGGCAGCACAGGAGAGGGTCTTGGGCAGGATTAGGGTGCTGAGCCATTTGCTGGCCAAATATTCCACTGAGAAGGTAAGGACCGGCCACCGTCCAGCCAggccatccctgtgccctggtACAACCACAGCCCCAAAGTGCCTTCAGACCTCACCTCAGCCCTTCTCCTCTTCTACCTGCCTCTCCCAGACTGGTGATGAGGACAATGGTGCTGCCAGTGGACAGATCCAGatcccagtgctggggaagcTGCTGGGCCATCTGTTTTTCAAGTTGTTCAGGCCAGAAAACAAAATCGCAGTGGTGGTGGATATTCTCTGCTCCCTCATGACATTCCTCTCTGCGCAGAAAT GTGCCCCACTGCCAGAGGATCATGTCCAGCCCCCAGAACACTGGGAATCTGAGATCATCTCCTGGGTGAATGCTCCCAACACCTGGAAAGTTGAG GCCTTTGGGAGATACCTCAGGCCTGCAGAGAGGACAGGAGTCGTCCTTGAGGCCATCGAGATCTTGGGACGCTCCGCTTTTCTGAACAAGAAACCACCAATGGAGTTTCTGGAGGAGGCCATGAAATCCCCTGAGATGTGGCTGATGGAT GTGCCAAAGGTCGTGAGACACATCTTTGCTTATTCTGACGAGGGAAACGCAACGATCGCTCACAGCTTTCACTCCCTCCTTGTCCTCATGGCGAACAAGTGGCCCGGGCAGGTCATCGCCGCAGCTCTGGAGGCCGCGCCGAATTTCAG CGACAAAGTCAACCTGTGGAAGGCGCTGTTCTCTGCGCGCCAGACTCTGGAGAAGGTTCTGAAGGAGCTGCAATTCCAAGTCCAGAACTGGCATAAGAACATCTTCACTCGGCAGCAGCAGATGTGTCTCTCTTTCCTATCT ATGCTGGCCTATGGTGACATCCTGGAGAGCAAAGTAAGGCCACTCTACAAAAACTTGAGCCTTCTTAGGTATCCAAAGATGGAAATGGTCCCTCTGGTGCTCAGGGCTCTGGAGACGCTGTCGGAGAGCGCCGAGACGGTGAGCAGGCTGCTGTCAGGGGCAGAACGTGGCACCTGGACTCTGAGGTCTCAGAAAAG gcaaaaaaaatga
- the LOC128802905 gene encoding uncharacterized protein LOC128802905 isoform X3 — protein sequence MFQGKSGVSQRAHCDPPAALSNGSHVNRALLTRIPQCPAGQRQDRTESTQLATNPRARLTSCPTAISDLTAFFLLPYTHPLFCRMEKTPPRQPKVAWEEVAAPEESSSAEEPAVVTMVEPLQLNARWVPDFAKSIMDFIQAFASSPTQFQDKEQKLEFLLSICTLCRDANLYDFSDDLNDFCSRYKLVELVQMLLNLEPKHEICTRVRRLAMLTFAQLSTIGTVLETRKVLRLCFNSVFFLRPLEEMSSVEATLCSQALRSMDTMLEVMLLSSPASKISEMMQDMLEILLQYLFSDLMAAQERVLGRIRVLSHLLAKYSTEKVRTGHRPARPSLCPGTTTAPKCLQTSPQPFSSSTCLSQTGDEDNGAASGQIQIPVLGKLLGHLFFKLFRPENKIAVVVDILCSLMTFLSAQKCAPLPEDHVQPPEHWESEIISWVNAPNTWKVEAFGRYLRPAERTGVVLEAIEILGRSAFLNKKPPMEFLEEAMKSPEMWLMDVPKVVRHIFAYSDEGNATIAHSFHSLLVLMANKWPGQVIAAALEAAPNFSDKVNLWKALFSARQTLEKVLKELQFQVQNWHKNIFTRQQQMCLSFLSMLAYGDILESKVRPLYKNLSLLRYPKMEMVPLVLRALETLSESAETAKKMKGLLPEMLKFLGHWSWDISVMALDTFHNLLGQLKKKEASSMAVNVAQRLWFLFDAKEDCVRERSISLFGELLGKTAWRDKKAMRRNSWKALVQLVLHMSDQVPSVAEASKKAVLAVAELLNWKELKHLAQAEQMWKMGECLEPPPRPQHEGGF from the exons ATGTTTCAGGGGAAAAGTGGGGTGTCACAAAGGGCCCACTGTGACCCGCCAGCTGCCCTCAGCAATGGCTCCCATGTCAACAGGGCTTTGTTGACGCGGATCCCGCAGTGTCCAGCAGGTCAGCGACAGGACAGGACGGAAAGTACGCAGCTGGCGACAAACCCGCGAGCACGGCTCACGTCTTGCCCTACAGCGATCAGCGATCTGActgcatttttcctccttccctatACTCATCCTTTATTCTGCAGAATGGAGAAGACGCCTCCAAGACAGCCCAAGGTGGCTTGGGAGGAGGTGGCGGCTCCtgaggagagcagctctgcagaggagccCGCCGTGGTGACCATGGTGGAGCCACTGCAGCTCA ATGCCAGATGGGTTCCTGATTTTGCAAAAAGTATCATGGACTTCATCCAGGCCTTTGCCAGCAGCCCCACGCAG TTCcaggacaaggagcagaagCTGGAGTTCCTGCTCAGCATCTGCACCCTGTGCAGAGATGCCAATCTCTATGACTTCTCCGATGACCTGAACGATTTCTGCAGCAGATACAAGCTGGTGGAGCTGGTCCAG atgCTGCTGAATTTGGAGCCCAAACATGAGATTTGCACCCGGGTGCGGCGGCTCGCCATGCTCACCTTCGCCCAACTGAG CACCATCGGGACAGTGCTGGAGACCAGAAAAGTTTTAAGACTCTGCTTCAACAGCGTCTTTTTCCTTCGTCCACTTGAGGAAATGTCGAGCGTGGAAGCAACCCTCTGTAGTCAG GCCCTGCGCTCCATGGACACCATGCTGGAGGTGATGctgctcagctctcctgcctccaaaATCAGCGAGATGATGCAGGACATGTTGGAG ATTCTCCTGCAGTACCTGTTCTCCGACCTTATGGCAGCACAGGAGAGGGTCTTGGGCAGGATTAGGGTGCTGAGCCATTTGCTGGCCAAATATTCCACTGAGAAGGTAAGGACCGGCCACCGTCCAGCCAggccatccctgtgccctggtACAACCACAGCCCCAAAGTGCCTTCAGACCTCACCTCAGCCCTTCTCCTCTTCTACCTGCCTCTCCCAGACTGGTGATGAGGACAATGGTGCTGCCAGTGGACAGATCCAGatcccagtgctggggaagcTGCTGGGCCATCTGTTTTTCAAGTTGTTCAGGCCAGAAAACAAAATCGCAGTGGTGGTGGATATTCTCTGCTCCCTCATGACATTCCTCTCTGCGCAGAAAT GTGCCCCACTGCCAGAGGATCATGTCCAGCCCCCAGAACACTGGGAATCTGAGATCATCTCCTGGGTGAATGCTCCCAACACCTGGAAAGTTGAG GCCTTTGGGAGATACCTCAGGCCTGCAGAGAGGACAGGAGTCGTCCTTGAGGCCATCGAGATCTTGGGACGCTCCGCTTTTCTGAACAAGAAACCACCAATGGAGTTTCTGGAGGAGGCCATGAAATCCCCTGAGATGTGGCTGATGGAT GTGCCAAAGGTCGTGAGACACATCTTTGCTTATTCTGACGAGGGAAACGCAACGATCGCTCACAGCTTTCACTCCCTCCTTGTCCTCATGGCGAACAAGTGGCCCGGGCAGGTCATCGCCGCAGCTCTGGAGGCCGCGCCGAATTTCAG CGACAAAGTCAACCTGTGGAAGGCGCTGTTCTCTGCGCGCCAGACTCTGGAGAAGGTTCTGAAGGAGCTGCAATTCCAAGTCCAGAACTGGCATAAGAACATCTTCACTCGGCAGCAGCAGATGTGTCTCTCTTTCCTATCT ATGCTGGCCTATGGTGACATCCTGGAGAGCAAAGTAAGGCCACTCTACAAAAACTTGAGCCTTCTTAGGTATCCAAAGATGGAAATGGTCCCTCTGGTGCTCAGGGCTCTGGAGACGCTGTCGGAGAGCGCCGAGACG gcaaaaaaaatgaagggcCTCCTGCCCGAGATGCTGAAATTCCTGGGGCATTGGTCTTGGGACATTTCAGTGATGGCcctggacaccttccacaactTGCTGGGACAGCTGAAGAAGAAAGAGGCCAGCAGCATGGCTGTGAATGTGGCGCAGAGGCTCTGGTTTCTCTTTGATGCG AAGGAAGACTGTGTGCGGGAGCGCTCCATCTCCCTCTTTGGAGAGCTCCTGGGCAAAACGGCGTGGAGGGACAAGAAGGCCATGAGGAGAAACTCATGGAAGGCCCTGGTCCAGCTTGTTCTTCACATGAGTGACCAGGTCCCCAGCGTGGCCGAG GCCTCCAAGAAAGCCGTCCTGGCTGTAGCAGAGCTCCTCAACTGGAAAGAGCTCAAGCACCTGGCGCAGGCAGAGCAGATGTGGAAGATGGGCGAGTGCTTG GAGCCTCCTCCACGGCCCCAGCATGAGGGAGGGTTCTGA
- the LOC128802905 gene encoding uncharacterized protein LOC128802905 isoform X2: protein MEKTPPRQPKVAWEEVAAPEESSSAEEPAVVTMVEPLQLNARWVPDFAKSIMDFIQAFASSPTQFQDKEQKLEFLLSICTLCRDANLYDFSDDLNDFCSRYKLVELVQMLLNLEPKHEICTRVRRLAMLTFAQLSTIGTVLETRKVLRLCFNSVFFLRPLEEMSSVEATLCSQALRSMDTMLEVMLLSSPASKISEMMQDMLEILLQYLFSDLMAAQERVLGRIRVLSHLLAKYSTEKVRTGHRPARPSLCPGTTTAPKCLQTSPQPFSSSTCLSQTGDEDNGAASGQIQIPVLGKLLGHLFFKLFRPENKIAVVVDILCSLMTFLSAQKCAPLPEDHVQPPEHWESEIISWVNAPNTWKVEAFGRYLRPAERTGVVLEAIEILGRSAFLNKKPPMEFLEEAMKSPEMWLMDVPKVVRHIFAYSDEGNATIAHSFHSLLVLMANKWPGQVIAAALEAAPNFSDKVNLWKALFSARQTLEKVLKELQFQVQNWHKNIFTRQQQMCLSFLSMLAYGDILESKVRPLYKNLSLLRYPKMEMVPLVLRALETLSESAETAKKMKGLLPEMLKFLGHWSWDISVMALDTFHNLLGQLKKKEASSMAVNVAQRLWFLFDAKEDCVRERSISLFGELLGKTAWRDKKAMRRNSWKALVQLVLHMSDQVPSVAEASKKAVLAVAELLNWKELKHLAQAEQMWKMGECLLAKDSSRADQFVRDGKPYLLNPQAPIREAALRFIGLAARHLTEQSEDTLAAVLLGLRTMKAGERDPSIRSLADQTSLILKALKDRQKSGFSLRTLCRWCC, encoded by the exons ATGGAGAAGACGCCTCCAAGACAGCCCAAGGTGGCTTGGGAGGAGGTGGCGGCTCCtgaggagagcagctctgcagaggagccCGCCGTGGTGACCATGGTGGAGCCACTGCAGCTCA ATGCCAGATGGGTTCCTGATTTTGCAAAAAGTATCATGGACTTCATCCAGGCCTTTGCCAGCAGCCCCACGCAG TTCcaggacaaggagcagaagCTGGAGTTCCTGCTCAGCATCTGCACCCTGTGCAGAGATGCCAATCTCTATGACTTCTCCGATGACCTGAACGATTTCTGCAGCAGATACAAGCTGGTGGAGCTGGTCCAG atgCTGCTGAATTTGGAGCCCAAACATGAGATTTGCACCCGGGTGCGGCGGCTCGCCATGCTCACCTTCGCCCAACTGAG CACCATCGGGACAGTGCTGGAGACCAGAAAAGTTTTAAGACTCTGCTTCAACAGCGTCTTTTTCCTTCGTCCACTTGAGGAAATGTCGAGCGTGGAAGCAACCCTCTGTAGTCAG GCCCTGCGCTCCATGGACACCATGCTGGAGGTGATGctgctcagctctcctgcctccaaaATCAGCGAGATGATGCAGGACATGTTGGAG ATTCTCCTGCAGTACCTGTTCTCCGACCTTATGGCAGCACAGGAGAGGGTCTTGGGCAGGATTAGGGTGCTGAGCCATTTGCTGGCCAAATATTCCACTGAGAAGGTAAGGACCGGCCACCGTCCAGCCAggccatccctgtgccctggtACAACCACAGCCCCAAAGTGCCTTCAGACCTCACCTCAGCCCTTCTCCTCTTCTACCTGCCTCTCCCAGACTGGTGATGAGGACAATGGTGCTGCCAGTGGACAGATCCAGatcccagtgctggggaagcTGCTGGGCCATCTGTTTTTCAAGTTGTTCAGGCCAGAAAACAAAATCGCAGTGGTGGTGGATATTCTCTGCTCCCTCATGACATTCCTCTCTGCGCAGAAAT GTGCCCCACTGCCAGAGGATCATGTCCAGCCCCCAGAACACTGGGAATCTGAGATCATCTCCTGGGTGAATGCTCCCAACACCTGGAAAGTTGAG GCCTTTGGGAGATACCTCAGGCCTGCAGAGAGGACAGGAGTCGTCCTTGAGGCCATCGAGATCTTGGGACGCTCCGCTTTTCTGAACAAGAAACCACCAATGGAGTTTCTGGAGGAGGCCATGAAATCCCCTGAGATGTGGCTGATGGAT GTGCCAAAGGTCGTGAGACACATCTTTGCTTATTCTGACGAGGGAAACGCAACGATCGCTCACAGCTTTCACTCCCTCCTTGTCCTCATGGCGAACAAGTGGCCCGGGCAGGTCATCGCCGCAGCTCTGGAGGCCGCGCCGAATTTCAG CGACAAAGTCAACCTGTGGAAGGCGCTGTTCTCTGCGCGCCAGACTCTGGAGAAGGTTCTGAAGGAGCTGCAATTCCAAGTCCAGAACTGGCATAAGAACATCTTCACTCGGCAGCAGCAGATGTGTCTCTCTTTCCTATCT ATGCTGGCCTATGGTGACATCCTGGAGAGCAAAGTAAGGCCACTCTACAAAAACTTGAGCCTTCTTAGGTATCCAAAGATGGAAATGGTCCCTCTGGTGCTCAGGGCTCTGGAGACGCTGTCGGAGAGCGCCGAGACG gcaaaaaaaatgaagggcCTCCTGCCCGAGATGCTGAAATTCCTGGGGCATTGGTCTTGGGACATTTCAGTGATGGCcctggacaccttccacaactTGCTGGGACAGCTGAAGAAGAAAGAGGCCAGCAGCATGGCTGTGAATGTGGCGCAGAGGCTCTGGTTTCTCTTTGATGCG AAGGAAGACTGTGTGCGGGAGCGCTCCATCTCCCTCTTTGGAGAGCTCCTGGGCAAAACGGCGTGGAGGGACAAGAAGGCCATGAGGAGAAACTCATGGAAGGCCCTGGTCCAGCTTGTTCTTCACATGAGTGACCAGGTCCCCAGCGTGGCCGAG GCCTCCAAGAAAGCCGTCCTGGCTGTAGCAGAGCTCCTCAACTGGAAAGAGCTCAAGCACCTGGCGCAGGCAGAGCAGATGTGGAAGATGGGCGAGTGCTTG ctggccaaggacagcagcagggctgaccAGTTCGTGCGGGACGGCAAGCCCTACCTGCTGAACCCTCAGGCCCCCATACGAGAGGCGGCCCTCAGGTTCATTG ggctggctgcgCGGCACCTGACGGAGCAGAGCGAGGACACcctggctgcagtcctcttgg GACTTCGAACAATGAAAGCAGGGGAGAGGGATCCCTCCATCCGCTCCCTGGCGGATCAGACCAGCTTGATCCTGAAGGCTCTGAAGGATCGGCAAAAATCGGGATTCTCCCTGCGCACGCTGTGCcgctggtgctgctga
- the LOC128802905 gene encoding uncharacterized protein LOC128802905 isoform X1: MFQGKSGVSQRAHCDPPAALSNGSHVNRALLTRIPQCPAGQRQDRTESTQLATNPRARLTSCPTAISDLTAFFLLPYTHPLFCRMEKTPPRQPKVAWEEVAAPEESSSAEEPAVVTMVEPLQLNARWVPDFAKSIMDFIQAFASSPTQFQDKEQKLEFLLSICTLCRDANLYDFSDDLNDFCSRYKLVELVQMLLNLEPKHEICTRVRRLAMLTFAQLSTIGTVLETRKVLRLCFNSVFFLRPLEEMSSVEATLCSQALRSMDTMLEVMLLSSPASKISEMMQDMLEILLQYLFSDLMAAQERVLGRIRVLSHLLAKYSTEKVRTGHRPARPSLCPGTTTAPKCLQTSPQPFSSSTCLSQTGDEDNGAASGQIQIPVLGKLLGHLFFKLFRPENKIAVVVDILCSLMTFLSAQKCAPLPEDHVQPPEHWESEIISWVNAPNTWKVEAFGRYLRPAERTGVVLEAIEILGRSAFLNKKPPMEFLEEAMKSPEMWLMDVPKVVRHIFAYSDEGNATIAHSFHSLLVLMANKWPGQVIAAALEAAPNFSDKVNLWKALFSARQTLEKVLKELQFQVQNWHKNIFTRQQQMCLSFLSMLAYGDILESKVRPLYKNLSLLRYPKMEMVPLVLRALETLSESAETAKKMKGLLPEMLKFLGHWSWDISVMALDTFHNLLGQLKKKEASSMAVNVAQRLWFLFDAKEDCVRERSISLFGELLGKTAWRDKKAMRRNSWKALVQLVLHMSDQVPSVAEASKKAVLAVAELLNWKELKHLAQAEQMWKMGECLLAKDSSRADQFVRDGKPYLLNPQAPIREAALRFIGLAARHLTEQSEDTLAAVLLGLRTMKAGERDPSIRSLADQTSLILKALKDRQKSGFSLRTLCRWCC; this comes from the exons ATGTTTCAGGGGAAAAGTGGGGTGTCACAAAGGGCCCACTGTGACCCGCCAGCTGCCCTCAGCAATGGCTCCCATGTCAACAGGGCTTTGTTGACGCGGATCCCGCAGTGTCCAGCAGGTCAGCGACAGGACAGGACGGAAAGTACGCAGCTGGCGACAAACCCGCGAGCACGGCTCACGTCTTGCCCTACAGCGATCAGCGATCTGActgcatttttcctccttccctatACTCATCCTTTATTCTGCAGAATGGAGAAGACGCCTCCAAGACAGCCCAAGGTGGCTTGGGAGGAGGTGGCGGCTCCtgaggagagcagctctgcagaggagccCGCCGTGGTGACCATGGTGGAGCCACTGCAGCTCA ATGCCAGATGGGTTCCTGATTTTGCAAAAAGTATCATGGACTTCATCCAGGCCTTTGCCAGCAGCCCCACGCAG TTCcaggacaaggagcagaagCTGGAGTTCCTGCTCAGCATCTGCACCCTGTGCAGAGATGCCAATCTCTATGACTTCTCCGATGACCTGAACGATTTCTGCAGCAGATACAAGCTGGTGGAGCTGGTCCAG atgCTGCTGAATTTGGAGCCCAAACATGAGATTTGCACCCGGGTGCGGCGGCTCGCCATGCTCACCTTCGCCCAACTGAG CACCATCGGGACAGTGCTGGAGACCAGAAAAGTTTTAAGACTCTGCTTCAACAGCGTCTTTTTCCTTCGTCCACTTGAGGAAATGTCGAGCGTGGAAGCAACCCTCTGTAGTCAG GCCCTGCGCTCCATGGACACCATGCTGGAGGTGATGctgctcagctctcctgcctccaaaATCAGCGAGATGATGCAGGACATGTTGGAG ATTCTCCTGCAGTACCTGTTCTCCGACCTTATGGCAGCACAGGAGAGGGTCTTGGGCAGGATTAGGGTGCTGAGCCATTTGCTGGCCAAATATTCCACTGAGAAGGTAAGGACCGGCCACCGTCCAGCCAggccatccctgtgccctggtACAACCACAGCCCCAAAGTGCCTTCAGACCTCACCTCAGCCCTTCTCCTCTTCTACCTGCCTCTCCCAGACTGGTGATGAGGACAATGGTGCTGCCAGTGGACAGATCCAGatcccagtgctggggaagcTGCTGGGCCATCTGTTTTTCAAGTTGTTCAGGCCAGAAAACAAAATCGCAGTGGTGGTGGATATTCTCTGCTCCCTCATGACATTCCTCTCTGCGCAGAAAT GTGCCCCACTGCCAGAGGATCATGTCCAGCCCCCAGAACACTGGGAATCTGAGATCATCTCCTGGGTGAATGCTCCCAACACCTGGAAAGTTGAG GCCTTTGGGAGATACCTCAGGCCTGCAGAGAGGACAGGAGTCGTCCTTGAGGCCATCGAGATCTTGGGACGCTCCGCTTTTCTGAACAAGAAACCACCAATGGAGTTTCTGGAGGAGGCCATGAAATCCCCTGAGATGTGGCTGATGGAT GTGCCAAAGGTCGTGAGACACATCTTTGCTTATTCTGACGAGGGAAACGCAACGATCGCTCACAGCTTTCACTCCCTCCTTGTCCTCATGGCGAACAAGTGGCCCGGGCAGGTCATCGCCGCAGCTCTGGAGGCCGCGCCGAATTTCAG CGACAAAGTCAACCTGTGGAAGGCGCTGTTCTCTGCGCGCCAGACTCTGGAGAAGGTTCTGAAGGAGCTGCAATTCCAAGTCCAGAACTGGCATAAGAACATCTTCACTCGGCAGCAGCAGATGTGTCTCTCTTTCCTATCT ATGCTGGCCTATGGTGACATCCTGGAGAGCAAAGTAAGGCCACTCTACAAAAACTTGAGCCTTCTTAGGTATCCAAAGATGGAAATGGTCCCTCTGGTGCTCAGGGCTCTGGAGACGCTGTCGGAGAGCGCCGAGACG gcaaaaaaaatgaagggcCTCCTGCCCGAGATGCTGAAATTCCTGGGGCATTGGTCTTGGGACATTTCAGTGATGGCcctggacaccttccacaactTGCTGGGACAGCTGAAGAAGAAAGAGGCCAGCAGCATGGCTGTGAATGTGGCGCAGAGGCTCTGGTTTCTCTTTGATGCG AAGGAAGACTGTGTGCGGGAGCGCTCCATCTCCCTCTTTGGAGAGCTCCTGGGCAAAACGGCGTGGAGGGACAAGAAGGCCATGAGGAGAAACTCATGGAAGGCCCTGGTCCAGCTTGTTCTTCACATGAGTGACCAGGTCCCCAGCGTGGCCGAG GCCTCCAAGAAAGCCGTCCTGGCTGTAGCAGAGCTCCTCAACTGGAAAGAGCTCAAGCACCTGGCGCAGGCAGAGCAGATGTGGAAGATGGGCGAGTGCTTG ctggccaaggacagcagcagggctgaccAGTTCGTGCGGGACGGCAAGCCCTACCTGCTGAACCCTCAGGCCCCCATACGAGAGGCGGCCCTCAGGTTCATTG ggctggctgcgCGGCACCTGACGGAGCAGAGCGAGGACACcctggctgcagtcctcttgg GACTTCGAACAATGAAAGCAGGGGAGAGGGATCCCTCCATCCGCTCCCTGGCGGATCAGACCAGCTTGATCCTGAAGGCTCTGAAGGATCGGCAAAAATCGGGATTCTCCCTGCGCACGCTGTGCcgctggtgctgctga